A window of Lysobacter terrestris contains these coding sequences:
- a CDS encoding FMN-binding glutamate synthase family protein yields the protein MRYAAYVASLLLLAGSAAIAAWRSGAWWFAVAAFGVLAIVGTLDLLQKRSTLRRNYPLLAHFRYGLESIGPEMRQYFIESDTAETPFSRQQRALIYQRSKSVNDTRPFGTLQDVYAPDYEWINHSLLPTHPASHDFRVAVGENRAQPYLASVFNISAMSFGSLSANAIRALNRGAKAGGFYHDSGEGSISPYHREHGGDLVWEIGSGYFGCRDGQGRFDLDRFIACARDPQVRMIEIKLSQGAKPGHGGVLPAAKISAEIAATRGVPMGVDCVSPSQHSAFSTPVGLLEFVTRLREASGGKPTGFKLAIGHPWEWFGIAKAMHETGLHPDFIVVDGAEGGTGAAPAEFIDHVGVPMHEALMLVHNTLVGLDLRSGIRIGAAGRITSAFDIARTMAMGADWCNAARGFMFALGCIQSLNCHTDRCPTGVATQDPSRWQHLDVPDKATRVLNFHQNTLKALRDLLAAAGLEHPGQLGPEHILRRVSPIEVRSLAALYRFLEPGELLLREPDHAVFRTFWAQARSDSFAAPERVRRMRDSKSW from the coding sequence ATGCGCTACGCCGCCTACGTCGCCAGCCTCCTGCTCCTCGCCGGTTCCGCTGCGATTGCCGCGTGGCGTTCCGGAGCGTGGTGGTTCGCCGTCGCCGCATTCGGCGTGCTGGCGATCGTGGGTACCCTCGACCTGCTGCAGAAGCGCAGCACGCTGCGCCGCAACTATCCCTTGCTCGCGCATTTCCGCTACGGGCTGGAGTCGATCGGCCCGGAGATGCGCCAGTACTTCATCGAGTCGGACACCGCGGAGACGCCGTTCTCGCGCCAGCAGCGCGCGCTGATCTACCAGCGCTCGAAGTCGGTCAACGACACGCGTCCGTTCGGCACCCTGCAGGATGTCTACGCGCCCGACTACGAATGGATCAACCATTCGCTGCTGCCGACGCACCCGGCGTCCCACGATTTCCGGGTCGCCGTCGGCGAGAACCGGGCGCAGCCGTACCTGGCGAGCGTGTTCAACATCTCGGCGATGAGCTTCGGCTCGCTGTCCGCCAACGCCATCCGTGCACTGAATCGCGGGGCGAAGGCCGGCGGTTTTTATCACGACAGCGGCGAAGGCTCGATCTCGCCGTACCACCGCGAGCACGGCGGCGACCTGGTGTGGGAAATCGGTTCTGGCTACTTCGGCTGCCGTGACGGGCAGGGGCGTTTCGACCTCGACCGCTTCATCGCCTGCGCCCGCGATCCGCAGGTGCGGATGATCGAGATCAAGCTGTCGCAGGGCGCCAAGCCAGGGCATGGCGGCGTGCTGCCGGCGGCGAAGATCAGCGCCGAGATCGCGGCCACGCGTGGCGTGCCGATGGGCGTGGATTGCGTTTCCCCGTCGCAGCACAGCGCATTCAGCACGCCGGTTGGACTGCTGGAGTTCGTGACGCGTTTGCGCGAGGCCTCCGGCGGCAAGCCGACCGGCTTCAAGCTGGCGATCGGCCATCCCTGGGAGTGGTTCGGCATCGCCAAGGCGATGCACGAGACCGGCCTGCATCCCGACTTCATCGTGGTCGACGGCGCCGAAGGCGGCACCGGCGCGGCGCCCGCGGAGTTCATCGATCACGTCGGCGTGCCGATGCACGAAGCATTGATGCTGGTCCACAACACCCTGGTCGGGCTCGACCTGCGCAGCGGCATCCGCATCGGCGCGGCGGGACGGATCACCAGCGCGTTCGACATCGCGCGCACCATGGCGATGGGCGCCGACTGGTGCAACGCCGCGCGCGGCTTCATGTTCGCCCTGGGCTGCATCCAGTCGCTGAACTGCCACACCGACCGCTGCCCGACCGGCGTGGCGACGCAGGACCCGTCGCGCTGGCAGCACCTCGACGTGCCGGACAAGGCGACCCGGGTGCTGAATTTCCACCAGAACACGCTGAAGGCGCTGCGCGACCTGCTGGCGGCCGCCGGACTGGAGCATCCCGGACAGCTCGGGCCGGAACACATCCTGCGCCGCGTGTCGCCCATCGAGGTC
- a CDS encoding nucleotide sugar dehydrogenase, which translates to MLDPRNARIAVIGLGYVGLPLAIEFGKQYDTLGYDIDAQRIAGLREGRDGNHESRAEDFSAASKLRFSADTADLRGRNVYIVTVPTPVDAHKRPDFTPLIEASRGIGRVLAAGDTVIYESTVYPGATEEICVPELEAASGLRFNVDFFVGYSPERINPGDRKRRLVDIPKVTSGSTPEAADFVDALYRSIIPAGTHKASSLRVAEAAKVIENTQRDANIAFVNEFALICQRLGLDTTEVLEAAGTKWNFLPFRPGLVGGHCIGVDPYYLIQKAQETGYYPDILLSCRRINDAMGEHVANEVIKLMIQRDIAVAGARILILGIAFKENCPDLRNTRVVELADRFREYRAQVDIHDPWADPAVARHEYGVDLLESEPEAGRYDAIVLAVAHDQYRALGAEGVRRYGREGALLYDIKSLFPRDQVDARL; encoded by the coding sequence ATGCTGGATCCCCGCAATGCGCGCATCGCCGTGATCGGCCTTGGTTACGTCGGGCTTCCCCTCGCCATCGAATTCGGCAAGCAGTACGACACGCTCGGTTACGACATCGACGCGCAACGCATCGCCGGATTGCGCGAGGGTCGCGACGGCAACCACGAAAGCCGCGCCGAGGATTTCTCCGCCGCATCGAAGCTGCGCTTCAGCGCCGACACCGCCGACCTGCGCGGACGCAACGTCTACATCGTCACCGTGCCGACGCCGGTGGACGCGCACAAGCGCCCGGATTTCACCCCGCTGATCGAAGCCAGCCGCGGCATCGGGCGCGTGCTCGCGGCCGGGGACACTGTGATCTACGAATCCACGGTCTACCCCGGCGCGACCGAGGAGATCTGCGTGCCCGAGCTGGAAGCGGCGTCGGGGCTGCGCTTCAACGTCGACTTCTTCGTCGGCTACAGCCCGGAGCGGATCAACCCCGGCGACCGCAAGCGTCGCCTCGTCGACATTCCCAAGGTCACCTCCGGTTCGACACCGGAGGCCGCCGACTTCGTCGACGCACTGTATCGCAGCATCATTCCTGCCGGTACGCACAAGGCTTCCAGCCTGCGCGTCGCCGAGGCGGCGAAGGTGATCGAGAACACCCAGCGCGACGCCAACATCGCCTTCGTCAACGAGTTCGCGCTGATCTGCCAGCGCCTCGGCCTCGACACTACCGAAGTGCTGGAAGCGGCCGGGACCAAGTGGAATTTCCTGCCGTTCCGCCCCGGCCTCGTCGGCGGGCATTGCATCGGCGTCGATCCCTACTACCTGATCCAGAAGGCGCAGGAGACCGGCTACTACCCGGACATCCTGCTGTCCTGCCGCCGCATCAACGATGCGATGGGCGAACACGTCGCCAACGAGGTCATCAAGCTGATGATCCAGCGCGACATCGCCGTGGCCGGTGCGCGCATTCTGATCCTGGGCATCGCCTTCAAGGAGAACTGCCCGGACCTGCGCAATACCCGCGTGGTGGAGCTGGCGGACCGCTTCCGCGAGTACCGCGCGCAGGTCGATATCCACGACCCGTGGGCGGATCCGGCGGTGGCCAGGCACGAATACGGCGTCGACCTGCTCGAGTCCGAGCCGGAGGCGGGACGCTACGATGCGATCGTGCTCGCGGTCGCGCACGACCAGTACCGCGCGCTCGGGGCCGAAGGCGTGCGCAGGTACGGCCGCGAGGGCGCGCTGCTCTACGACATCAAGAGTTTGTTTCCGCGCGACCAGGTCGACGCGCGCCTGTAG
- the pgsA gene encoding CDP-diacylglycerol--glycerol-3-phosphate 3-phosphatidyltransferase, with translation MKLTVPTLLTLLRILLIPVLVLVFYLPFKWTNFAAAFVFILASVTDWLDGWIARAYNQSSAFGAFLDPVADKLMVAVALLLIVQKHPTPWMALWAAVIVGREIAVSALREWMAELGQRAKVKVASIGKIKTIVQMVALTILLYFVPDKFGDKPSIPFVIGDWMLAVAALLTLWSGLAYLRAAWPALREDARNS, from the coding sequence ATGAAGTTGACCGTACCGACCCTCCTGACCCTGCTGCGGATCCTGCTGATCCCGGTGCTGGTCCTGGTGTTCTACCTCCCCTTCAAGTGGACGAATTTCGCGGCGGCGTTCGTGTTCATCCTGGCCTCGGTGACCGATTGGCTGGATGGTTGGATCGCGCGCGCCTACAACCAGTCGTCCGCGTTCGGCGCGTTCCTGGACCCGGTCGCGGACAAGCTGATGGTGGCGGTGGCGCTGCTGCTCATCGTGCAGAAGCATCCGACCCCGTGGATGGCGTTGTGGGCGGCGGTGATCGTGGGGCGCGAAATCGCCGTGTCCGCGCTGCGCGAGTGGATGGCCGAGCTCGGTCAGCGGGCGAAGGTGAAGGTCGCCAGCATCGGCAAGATCAAGACCATCGTGCAGATGGTGGCGTTGACGATCCTGCTGTATTTCGTCCCCGATAAATTCGGCGACAAGCCCAGCATTCCTTTCGTCATCGGCGACTGGATGCTGGCGGTCGCGGCGTTGCTGACCCTATGGTCGGGCTTGGCCTACCTGCGCGCCGCGTGGCCGGCCTTGCGCGAGGACGCGCGCAACTCCTGA
- the uvrC gene encoding excinuclease ABC subunit UvrC yields the protein MTSQPPVFDGKAFVKGLSTAPGVYRMIAADEVVLYVGKASALKNRVASYFNASPKSPRIATMLAQVARMEVTVTRTETEALLLENQLIKSLKPRYNVQLRDDKSYPYVLLTNEAWPRIALHRGPRAVPGRYFGPYASVGAVRETLNLMHKLFRLRSCEDSVFRNRSRPCLQHQIGRCSAPCVALVPAEDYAESVRRAGLFLDGRSDELSDELGKAMEAASERLEFEQAARLRDLMQSIRSLQARQYVDGRAAELDVLAVAIQDAAACVLLLAFRDGRNLGTRAFFPKTGGSTDPAEVLAAFVSQYYAEQAPPREIVLDRDIPDRELIEEALSLTGDRKVQIRSSVRGERAGYVDLARRNAELSLASERTSHAAQRARVEGLRDLLGLPALPARIECFDISHTMGEATVASCVVFDSEGPVRGQYRRYNIAGIEPGDDYAAMHQAIDRRFRRAVEEQGVMPDVLLIDGGAGQVAQARAALDDLGVEGVALVGVAKGPARRPGDEELLLPNGRTVHPGAESPALQLVQQVRDEAHRFAITGHRGRRQKARSTSRLEDIPGIGPRRRAALLKHFGGLGGLKGAGVEEIARVEGVNAALAERIYAALHGVEP from the coding sequence ATGACTTCGCAACCCCCGGTTTTCGACGGCAAGGCCTTCGTGAAAGGGCTGAGCACCGCGCCGGGCGTGTACCGCATGATCGCGGCCGACGAGGTGGTGCTGTACGTCGGCAAGGCCAGCGCGTTGAAGAACCGCGTGGCCAGCTACTTCAACGCCTCGCCGAAGTCGCCGCGCATCGCCACGATGCTCGCGCAGGTGGCGCGCATGGAAGTCACCGTCACCCGCACCGAGACCGAAGCGCTGCTGCTGGAGAACCAGCTGATCAAGTCGCTCAAGCCGCGCTACAACGTGCAGCTGCGCGACGACAAGAGCTATCCCTACGTCCTGCTGACCAACGAAGCGTGGCCGCGCATCGCACTGCACCGCGGTCCGCGCGCCGTGCCCGGTCGTTACTTCGGCCCGTATGCGAGCGTGGGCGCGGTGCGCGAGACGCTGAACCTGATGCACAAGCTGTTCCGCCTGCGTAGTTGCGAGGACAGCGTGTTCCGCAACCGTTCGCGGCCCTGCCTGCAGCACCAGATCGGTCGCTGCAGCGCGCCCTGCGTGGCCCTGGTGCCTGCGGAGGACTACGCCGAAAGCGTGCGCCGCGCCGGCCTGTTCCTTGACGGCCGCAGCGATGAGCTGAGCGACGAACTCGGCAAGGCGATGGAGGCGGCAAGCGAGCGCCTCGAATTCGAGCAGGCCGCGCGCCTGCGCGACCTGATGCAGTCGATTCGCAGCCTGCAGGCGCGCCAGTACGTCGATGGCCGTGCCGCCGAGCTCGACGTGCTCGCCGTGGCGATACAGGACGCGGCGGCCTGCGTGCTGCTGCTCGCGTTCCGCGACGGCCGCAACCTCGGCACGCGCGCCTTCTTCCCCAAGACCGGCGGCAGCACGGATCCGGCCGAGGTGCTGGCCGCATTCGTCTCGCAGTACTACGCCGAGCAGGCGCCGCCGCGCGAGATCGTGCTCGATCGCGACATTCCCGACCGCGAGCTGATCGAGGAAGCCCTGTCGCTCACCGGCGATCGCAAGGTGCAGATCCGGAGCAGCGTGCGCGGCGAGCGTGCCGGTTACGTCGACCTGGCGCGGCGCAACGCCGAGCTGTCGCTGGCCAGCGAGCGCACCAGCCATGCCGCGCAGCGTGCTCGCGTGGAAGGCCTGCGCGACCTGCTGGGCCTGCCGGCGTTGCCTGCGCGGATCGAATGCTTCGACATCAGCCACACCATGGGCGAGGCGACGGTGGCTTCGTGCGTGGTGTTCGACAGCGAAGGGCCGGTGCGTGGCCAGTACCGGCGCTACAACATCGCCGGCATCGAGCCGGGCGACGACTACGCCGCCATGCACCAGGCCATCGACCGCCGCTTCCGCCGCGCCGTGGAAGAGCAGGGCGTGATGCCGGACGTGCTGCTCATCGACGGCGGGGCCGGGCAGGTGGCCCAGGCCCGCGCCGCGCTGGACGACCTCGGCGTGGAAGGGGTCGCGCTGGTGGGCGTGGCGAAGGGCCCGGCCCGTCGCCCCGGCGACGAGGAGCTGCTGCTCCCCAACGGTCGCACCGTGCATCCGGGCGCGGAATCGCCGGCCCTGCAGCTGGTCCAGCAGGTGCGTGACGAAGCGCACCGTTTCGCCATCACCGGGCACCGCGGCCGCCGCCAGAAGGCGCGCAGCACCAGCCGGCTGGAGGACATCCCGGGCATCGGTCCGCGCCGGCGTGCCGCGTTGCTCAAGCATTTCGGCGGCCTGGGCGGGCTGAAGGGCGCCGGCGTCGAAGAGATCGCCCGGGTCGAGGGCGTGAATGCGGCGCTGGCCGAGCGCATCTACGCGGCGCTGCATGGCGTCGAGCCCTGA
- a CDS encoding low molecular weight protein-tyrosine-phosphatase, giving the protein MAVEAPVRLLIVCLGNICRSPMAEGVLRARIEASPLAGQVVVDSVGTGAWHVGQPPDPRAIATAARHGVDISGQRARQLSRDDFMRHDWLLCADRNNLRDVRARAPVDAHPRCALLLEWAGMAGEAEVPDPYTGGTGEFEAVWSMLDRAAHGVVARLQAGRRDRAGAWGNA; this is encoded by the coding sequence ATCGCGGTGGAAGCGCCCGTACGCCTGCTGATCGTGTGCCTGGGCAACATCTGCCGATCGCCCATGGCCGAAGGCGTGCTGCGTGCGCGCATCGAGGCCTCGCCACTGGCGGGGCAGGTGGTGGTGGATTCGGTGGGCACCGGTGCCTGGCACGTCGGCCAGCCGCCGGATCCGCGCGCGATCGCGACGGCCGCGCGGCACGGCGTGGACATCTCCGGCCAGCGTGCCCGGCAGCTGTCGCGCGACGACTTCATGCGCCACGACTGGCTGCTGTGCGCGGACCGCAACAACCTGCGCGATGTCCGCGCACGTGCGCCGGTCGACGCGCATCCGCGCTGCGCCCTGTTGCTGGAGTGGGCAGGCATGGCGGGCGAGGCCGAGGTTCCCGATCCGTACACCGGCGGAACCGGTGAATTCGAAGCGGTCTGGAGCATGCTCGACCGCGCCGCGCACGGAGTCGTCGCGCGCCTGCAGGCCGGCCGGCGCGACCGCGCCGGTGCCTGGGGTAACGCATAA
- the kdsB gene encoding 3-deoxy-manno-octulosonate cytidylyltransferase, with the protein MTASDFVVAIPARYAASRLPGKPLRLLAGEPLVLHVARRALAAGAREVWVAADDQRIADALAGSGVRVAMTSSAHPSGTDRLAECARIAGWSDDTLVVNLQGDEPFAPAEGIRAVATLLRDSGAEMATLAAPVTDAETLFDPNAVKLVQAANGDALYFSRAPVPWPRDAFARDRSVLPDGGQWLRHIGIYGYRAGFLQRFAAMPPGRLEQIESLEQLRVLEAGFRIAVAVTPAPFPPGVDTPEDLERAQARLAGHA; encoded by the coding sequence ATGACCGCTTCCGATTTCGTCGTCGCCATTCCCGCTCGTTACGCCGCCTCGCGCCTGCCCGGCAAGCCGTTGCGCCTGTTGGCGGGCGAGCCGCTGGTGCTGCACGTCGCGCGTCGCGCGCTTGCCGCGGGTGCGCGCGAGGTCTGGGTGGCCGCCGACGACCAGCGCATCGCCGACGCACTGGCCGGCAGCGGCGTGCGCGTCGCGATGACCTCGTCCGCGCATCCGTCCGGCACCGACCGCCTCGCCGAATGCGCGCGCATCGCCGGCTGGAGCGACGACACCCTCGTCGTGAACCTGCAGGGCGACGAACCGTTCGCGCCAGCCGAAGGCATCCGTGCGGTCGCCACGCTGTTGCGCGATTCCGGCGCGGAAATGGCCACGCTGGCCGCACCGGTGACGGATGCGGAAACGCTGTTCGATCCCAACGCGGTCAAGCTGGTGCAGGCCGCCAACGGCGATGCGCTGTATTTCAGCCGTGCGCCGGTGCCGTGGCCGCGCGATGCCTTCGCCCGTGATCGCAGCGTGCTGCCCGATGGCGGTCAGTGGCTGCGGCACATCGGCATCTACGGTTACCGCGCCGGCTTCCTGCAGCGCTTCGCGGCGATGCCGCCGGGCCGGCTCGAACAGATCGAATCGCTGGAGCAGTTGCGCGTGCTCGAAGCCGGCTTCCGCATCGCGGTAGCGGTCACGCCGGCACCGTTCCCGCCCGGGGTCGACACGCCCGAAGACCTCGAACGCGCACAAGCGCGCCTCGCCGGTCACGCCTGA
- the lpxK gene encoding tetraacyldisaccharide 4'-kinase: MVSRQRPAYWYGEARVPLGARMLSAIYAGITGLRRRLYEKGILRARRSEVPVLVVGNISVGGTGKTPLTIAIVQRLQAEGFKPGVASRGYGREEPSQPRWVDRESNPAKVGDEPALIAHHTGAKLRVDRDRVAAAKALVKAGCDVVVCDDGLQHYRLARDIEIEVIDGRLRYGNAQRLPAGPLREPVERAQRCDFRVVNLGSSAAQASNVGAGFGEWPMRLQAEHAAPITGGRSRTLASFSGQRVHAVAGIGDPERFFAMLRAAGIAVVPHAFDDHHRYTSADFEFGSRLPVLMTEKDAVKCANIARDDWLSIPVRAELPEAFWVALLDKLRAARA; encoded by the coding sequence ATGGTCAGCCGGCAGCGTCCCGCGTACTGGTATGGCGAGGCGCGCGTGCCACTGGGCGCGCGCATGCTGTCGGCGATCTACGCCGGCATCACCGGCCTGCGCCGCCGCCTGTACGAGAAGGGCATCCTGCGCGCGCGCCGCAGCGAGGTGCCGGTGCTGGTGGTGGGCAACATCAGCGTCGGTGGCACCGGCAAGACCCCGTTGACCATCGCGATCGTGCAGCGCCTGCAGGCGGAAGGGTTCAAGCCCGGCGTCGCCAGCCGCGGCTACGGCCGCGAGGAGCCGTCGCAGCCGCGCTGGGTCGACCGCGAAAGTAATCCGGCCAAGGTCGGCGACGAGCCCGCGCTGATCGCGCACCACACCGGGGCGAAGCTGCGCGTCGACCGCGACCGCGTTGCCGCGGCCAAGGCGCTGGTGAAGGCCGGCTGCGACGTGGTCGTGTGCGACGACGGGTTGCAGCATTACCGCCTGGCGCGCGACATCGAGATCGAAGTCATCGACGGTCGCCTGCGCTACGGCAACGCCCAGCGCTTGCCGGCCGGCCCGCTGCGCGAGCCGGTCGAACGCGCGCAGCGCTGCGACTTCCGCGTGGTCAACCTCGGCAGCAGTGCAGCGCAGGCCAGCAACGTCGGCGCGGGCTTCGGCGAGTGGCCGATGCGGCTGCAGGCCGAACACGCGGCGCCGATCACCGGCGGTCGTTCACGCACGCTGGCCTCGTTCTCCGGGCAACGCGTGCACGCAGTGGCCGGCATCGGCGATCCCGAACGCTTCTTCGCCATGCTGCGCGCCGCCGGCATCGCCGTGGTGCCGCACGCCTTCGATGATCATCACCGCTACACCAGCGCCGACTTCGAGTTCGGCAGCCGCCTGCCGGTCCTGATGACCGAAAAGGATGCGGTGAAGTGCGCCAACATCGCGCGCGACGACTGGCTCAGCATTCCGGTGCGCGCCGAACTGCCGGAAGCCTTCTGGGTCGCGTTGCTGGATAAACTGCGCGCCGCCCGGGCTTGA
- the msbA gene encoding lipid A export permease/ATP-binding protein MsbA yields the protein MTQSAPRWQIYRRLIGFARSYRALLGLAFVGMVIEAAAGGAFTKLMEPVVNITFIEKKEGTSLFLPLAIIGIFVIRGVAGYVTDMCMGRSGRGIARDMRVRVLDKYLRLPGARFDSEPVPSMLVRLGSDSDQVAQAAIDAMKVMLQQSFQVIAALVVMLWTSWQVTVAILLMAPPLAWMMDKVGRRYRRISHRIQESGGRLMQVADQALSNQQEVKVYGAQAVEMQRYAAQADTHLKLSLKVESTRSISSAVVQLMGSVGLALLLFFAGREAMAGRLSAGGFVALMMSMMAIIPALKQLTNVQNMLQKGIASAERLFNVLDAPDELDAGTRPLSRAQGVIEFRDVTARYPGQARPALQEVSFEARPGTVTAIVGRSGSGKSSLIKLLPRFYDPEAGSVLLDGHPLQDYRLRDLRRQIALVGQQVMLFDGTVADNVAYGEMEQAGDDRLAQAIRDANATEFVEHLAEGVQTHIGAKGNKLSGGQRQRIAIARAMLKDAPILILDEATAALDTESERLVQDALNHLMPNRTTLVIAHRLSTIEHADQVLVMDQGRIVERGTHAGLLAQDGLYAHLHRMQFREGE from the coding sequence GTGACGCAGTCGGCCCCGCGCTGGCAGATCTACCGCCGCCTCATCGGTTTCGCGCGCTCCTACCGCGCGCTGCTGGGGCTGGCGTTCGTCGGCATGGTGATCGAAGCCGCCGCCGGCGGCGCCTTCACCAAACTGATGGAGCCGGTGGTCAACATCACCTTCATCGAGAAGAAGGAAGGCACGAGCCTGTTCCTGCCGCTGGCGATCATCGGCATCTTCGTCATCCGCGGCGTGGCCGGTTACGTCACCGACATGTGCATGGGGCGCTCGGGCCGCGGCATCGCCCGCGACATGCGCGTGCGCGTGCTCGACAAGTACCTGCGCCTGCCGGGCGCGCGCTTCGACAGCGAACCGGTGCCATCGATGCTCGTCCGCCTCGGCTCGGACAGCGACCAGGTGGCGCAGGCGGCGATCGACGCGATGAAGGTGATGCTGCAGCAGTCCTTCCAGGTGATCGCCGCGCTGGTGGTGATGTTGTGGACCAGCTGGCAGGTCACGGTTGCGATCCTGCTGATGGCACCGCCGCTGGCGTGGATGATGGACAAGGTCGGGCGCCGCTACCGCCGCATCAGCCACCGCATCCAGGAGAGCGGCGGCCGATTGATGCAGGTCGCCGACCAGGCGCTGTCCAACCAGCAGGAAGTGAAGGTCTACGGCGCGCAGGCGGTCGAAATGCAGCGTTACGCCGCGCAGGCCGACACCCACCTCAAGCTGAGCCTGAAGGTGGAATCCACGCGCAGCATCTCCTCCGCGGTGGTGCAGCTGATGGGTTCGGTCGGCCTGGCCCTGCTGCTGTTCTTCGCCGGGCGCGAGGCCATGGCGGGGCGGTTGTCCGCCGGCGGCTTCGTCGCGCTGATGATGTCGATGATGGCGATCATCCCCGCGCTGAAGCAGCTCACCAACGTGCAGAACATGCTGCAGAAGGGCATCGCCTCGGCCGAGCGCCTGTTCAACGTGCTCGATGCCCCGGACGAACTCGATGCCGGCACGCGCCCGCTGTCGCGCGCGCAGGGCGTGATCGAATTCCGCGACGTCACCGCCCGCTATCCGGGCCAGGCCCGTCCCGCCTTGCAGGAGGTGAGCTTCGAGGCCCGGCCCGGCACGGTGACCGCGATCGTCGGGCGCTCCGGCAGCGGCAAGTCCTCGCTGATCAAGCTGCTGCCGCGCTTCTACGACCCCGAGGCCGGCAGCGTGCTGCTGGATGGGCACCCGTTGCAGGACTACCGCCTGCGCGACCTGCGCCGGCAGATCGCGTTGGTCGGGCAGCAGGTGATGCTGTTCGACGGCACCGTGGCCGACAACGTCGCCTACGGGGAGATGGAGCAAGCGGGCGATGACCGGCTCGCACAGGCGATCCGCGACGCCAATGCCACCGAGTTCGTCGAACACCTGGCCGAAGGCGTGCAGACGCACATCGGCGCGAAGGGCAACAAGTTGTCCGGCGGCCAGCGCCAGCGCATTGCCATCGCACGCGCCATGCTCAAGGACGCGCCGATCCTGATCCTCGACGAGGCGACGGCGGCGCTCGACACCGAATCCGAGCGCCTGGTCCAGGACGCCCTGAACCACCTGATGCCCAACCGTACGACGCTGGTGATCGCGCATCGCCTGTCCACCATCGAACACGCCGACCAGGTGCTGGTGATGGACCAGGGGCGCATCGTCGAACGCGGCACGCACGCCGGGCTGCTGGCGCAGGACGGCCTGTACGCGCACCTGCACCGCATGCAGTTCCGCGAGGGCGAGTAG
- a CDS encoding ExbD/TolR family protein, with protein MRIRDHRKDDEPEINLVPLIDVILVLIIFFVVTTTFDARSVLKLELPKATGEAPSDTSRALSVLVNADGRYFVDDREVLRDDVESLKATLAEVAGSDRTRKVLLRADARTPHQSVVTAYDALGQLGFRQVMIATAPEVRAQGKPK; from the coding sequence ATGAGGATCCGCGACCACCGCAAGGACGACGAACCGGAGATCAACCTGGTCCCGCTGATCGACGTCATCCTGGTGCTGATCATCTTCTTCGTCGTCACCACGACGTTCGACGCGCGCTCGGTGCTCAAGCTGGAGTTGCCCAAGGCGACCGGCGAAGCCCCCAGCGACACCTCGCGCGCACTGAGCGTGCTGGTGAACGCCGACGGCCGCTATTTCGTCGACGACCGCGAAGTGCTGCGCGACGACGTCGAATCGCTGAAGGCCACGCTGGCCGAAGTCGCCGGCAGCGACCGCACGCGCAAGGTGCTGTTGCGTGCCGACGCGCGCACGCCGCACCAGTCCGTGGTCACCGCGTACGACGCGCTCGGGCAGCTGGGTTTCCGCCAGGTGATGATCGCCACCGCGCCCGAGGTCCGGGCGCAAGGGAAGCCGAAGTGA
- a CDS encoding MotA/TolQ/ExbB proton channel family protein: MLELVKAGGWPMIPLILLSVLALTIVVERAWTLRRRAVLPPGLGKEVRTWAAGGKLDPAHIESLRANSPLGALLAAALDVRSRPRDQIRERIEDVGRHLVHRMERYLNTLGTISAAGPLLGLFGTVVGMIQMFLGILDHGIGDVNQLAGGIGKALVCTAAGMIVAIPALIAHRWFRGRIAEYIVDMEHEAIQLLDTIEPRPVAARMAPGSHGITPPVGTP; this comes from the coding sequence GTGCTGGAACTGGTCAAGGCCGGCGGTTGGCCGATGATTCCGCTGATCCTGTTGTCCGTGTTGGCCTTGACCATCGTGGTCGAGCGCGCCTGGACGCTGCGCCGCCGCGCGGTGCTGCCGCCGGGCCTGGGCAAGGAAGTGCGGACCTGGGCCGCGGGCGGCAAGCTCGACCCTGCCCACATCGAATCGCTGCGCGCCAACTCGCCGCTGGGCGCGCTGCTGGCCGCTGCGCTCGACGTGCGCTCGCGTCCACGCGACCAGATCCGCGAACGCATCGAGGACGTGGGCCGCCACCTCGTGCACCGCATGGAGCGTTACCTCAACACCCTGGGCACGATTTCCGCCGCGGGGCCGCTGCTGGGCCTGTTCGGCACCGTCGTCGGCATGATCCAGATGTTCCTGGGCATCCTCGACCACGGCATCGGCGACGTGAACCAGCTGGCCGGTGGCATCGGCAAGGCGCTGGTCTGCACGGCCGCCGGCATGATCGTGGCGATCCCGGCGCTGATCGCGCACCGCTGGTTCCGCGGCCGCATCGCCGAATACATCGTCGACATGGAGCACGAGGCGATCCAGTTGCTCGACACGATCGAACCGCGTCCGGTGGCCGCACGCATGGCGCCGGGTTCGCACGGCATCACCCCGCCGGTGGGCACGCCCTGA